In one window of Paraburkholderia phymatum STM815 DNA:
- the hemA gene encoding glutamyl-tRNA reductase: MQLLTIGINHHTAPVALRERVAFPLEQIKPALSTFKDIFLGRTARTAPEAAILSTCNRTELYCATDDHAAREAAIHWLSEYHNIAIDELAPHVYALPQSEAVRHAFRVASGLDSMVLGETQIVGQMKDAVRTATEAGALGTYLNQLFQRTFAVAKEVRTTTEIGAQSVSMAAAAVRLAQRIFDKVSNQRVLFIGAGEMIELCATHFAAQQPRELVVANRTAERGQRLAESYNGRAIPLSELPTRMHEFDIIVSCTASTLPIIGLGAVERAVKARRHRPIFMVDLAVPRDIEPEVGKLEDVFLYTVDDLGAIVREGNASRQAAVAQAETIIETRVQNFMQWLDARSIVPVIRHMHTQADALRRAEVDKAQKMLARGDDPAAVLEALSQALTNKLIHGPTHALNRASSENRDQLIELMGGFYKHAHPSSER; the protein is encoded by the coding sequence GTGCAACTGCTAACGATCGGAATCAATCACCACACAGCGCCTGTCGCCCTGCGCGAACGCGTGGCATTTCCGCTCGAACAGATCAAGCCGGCGCTTTCTACGTTCAAGGACATCTTTCTGGGTCGCACGGCTCGCACCGCGCCGGAAGCAGCCATCCTGTCGACCTGCAATCGCACCGAGCTCTACTGCGCCACCGACGACCACGCGGCCCGCGAAGCCGCGATTCACTGGCTGTCGGAGTACCACAACATCGCCATCGACGAACTCGCGCCGCACGTTTATGCGCTGCCGCAGTCGGAAGCGGTGCGCCATGCGTTTCGCGTCGCGTCGGGGCTGGATTCGATGGTGCTGGGGGAAACGCAGATCGTCGGTCAGATGAAGGATGCCGTGCGCACGGCGACGGAAGCCGGGGCGCTCGGTACCTATCTGAACCAGTTGTTCCAGCGCACCTTCGCGGTCGCGAAGGAAGTCCGCACCACGACTGAAATCGGGGCGCAATCCGTTTCCATGGCTGCGGCGGCTGTACGCCTCGCGCAGCGCATTTTCGACAAGGTGTCGAACCAGCGCGTGCTGTTCATCGGCGCGGGCGAAATGATCGAATTGTGCGCGACTCACTTCGCCGCACAGCAGCCGCGCGAGCTAGTCGTCGCAAACCGCACGGCCGAACGCGGCCAGCGCCTTGCCGAGAGCTACAACGGCCGCGCGATTCCGCTGTCCGAGTTGCCGACGCGCATGCACGAGTTCGACATCATCGTATCCTGCACGGCGTCGACGCTGCCCATCATCGGTCTCGGCGCGGTTGAGCGCGCGGTGAAGGCGCGGCGTCATCGCCCCATTTTCATGGTCGATCTCGCCGTGCCGCGCGACATCGAACCGGAGGTCGGCAAGCTCGAAGACGTGTTTCTGTACACCGTCGACGATCTCGGCGCGATCGTCCGCGAGGGCAATGCGTCGCGGCAAGCTGCCGTCGCGCAGGCCGAAACCATCATCGAAACGCGCGTGCAGAATTTCATGCAGTGGCTGGACGCGCGCAGCATTGTGCCCGTCATCCGTCACATGCACACCCAGGCCGACGCGCTGCGCCGCGCCGAAGTCGACAAGGCGCAGAAGATGCTCGCGCGCGGCGACGATCCCGCCGCCGTGCTCGAAGCGCTGTCGCAGGCGCTGACCAACAAGCTGATCCACGGTCCGACGCATGCGCTCAACCGTGCCAGCAGCGAAAACCGTGATCAGCTCATCGAATTGATGGGCGGCTTCTACAAGCACGCACACCCGTCTTCCGAGCGTTAG
- a CDS encoding DUF748 domain-containing protein translates to MVMSKGSRVMAAIAGAIVLLVVLAAIGLYFVQREVKARVVDALAPVGTADRIDVGISAITLHRVRLTAPQDWPTPDALTADEITMTPDVRDYLFAHRMHLRSVVVRGFNLALVRTSSGRLEILPKLRQSMSKPAQPSSGASGAATNKPPLPAEKLIDHIAFADGRFVFYDETISKPPYKVVVSDASASVDHIHLPDLSEPTGISMKGAIKGPSHTGRVTFDGWMTIASKDSKTTTTLKGVDVVTLDPYLLKKAGAKAQVTGGTLDLNLQAAVTSYHIHAPGTVMLHHLQLAGTDDPLDTFMQIPTRAAVAALKKHGDDITLHFTIDGNLRDPKFKLNESVMTELRANFAKALGVSAEGVAKGTEETVKGLGNALKNLLGQ, encoded by the coding sequence ATGGTGATGTCGAAGGGCAGCCGTGTGATGGCGGCCATCGCAGGTGCGATCGTGCTGCTCGTCGTGCTCGCGGCGATCGGATTGTATTTCGTGCAACGCGAAGTGAAAGCACGCGTCGTCGACGCGCTCGCGCCCGTCGGCACGGCAGACCGCATCGATGTGGGCATTTCGGCGATCACGCTGCATCGCGTGAGGCTGACGGCGCCGCAAGACTGGCCAACGCCCGATGCCCTCACCGCCGACGAAATCACGATGACGCCCGACGTTCGCGATTACCTGTTCGCGCATCGCATGCATCTGCGGAGCGTCGTGGTTCGCGGCTTCAATCTCGCGCTCGTGCGCACCTCGAGCGGCAGACTGGAGATTCTGCCGAAGCTGCGTCAATCGATGAGCAAGCCTGCGCAACCGTCGAGCGGGGCAAGCGGCGCTGCAACGAACAAACCGCCGTTACCCGCCGAAAAACTCATCGATCACATCGCGTTCGCGGATGGCCGGTTCGTCTTCTACGACGAGACGATCAGCAAGCCGCCGTACAAGGTCGTCGTCAGCGACGCGAGCGCGAGCGTCGATCATATCCACCTGCCCGACCTCAGCGAGCCGACGGGCATTTCGATGAAAGGCGCGATCAAGGGTCCGTCGCACACGGGCCGGGTGACGTTCGATGGCTGGATGACGATCGCCAGCAAGGACTCGAAGACGACCACGACGCTCAAAGGCGTCGACGTTGTCACGCTCGATCCCTATCTGCTGAAGAAGGCAGGCGCGAAGGCACAGGTGACGGGCGGCACGCTCGACCTCAATCTGCAGGCCGCGGTGACGAGCTATCACATCCACGCGCCGGGCACGGTCATGCTGCATCATCTGCAACTGGCCGGGACGGACGATCCGCTCGATACGTTCATGCAGATTCCGACGCGTGCCGCCGTCGCCGCGCTGAAAAAACATGGCGACGACATCACGCTGCACTTCACGATCGACGGCAACTTACGCGATCCGAAGTTCAAGCTGAACGAAAGCGTAATGACGGAGTTGCGCGCGAACTTCGCGAAGGCGCTGGGTGTCAGCGCCGAGGGCGTCGCGAAAGGCACGGAAGAAACGGTAAAGGGATTGGGCAACGCGCTGAAGAATCTGCTCGGACAGTAA
- a CDS encoding aminopeptidase P family protein, producing the protein MNVRLSETASTPERIAALRSAMKQEGLAAWLVPSADPHLSEYLPGRWQGREWLSGFTGSVGTLVVTADFAGLWVDSRYWVQAEAQLAGTGIQLMKMFGGQQTAPHIDWLAQNLPAGATVGVDGAVLGVAAARALNDALKARDVKLRTDLDLLDTVWQQRPTLPTAAVYEHVAPHASVSRARKLDQIRRAMQEKGAQWHFISTLDDLAWLLNLRGADVNYNPVFVAHALIGLERASLFVVDGKVPPQLAESLARDGIRIEPYAKAADALAALPNGQTLLIDPRRITFGLLQSVPASVAIVESVNPSTFFKSRKTEAEAEYVRATMEQDGAALAEFFAWFEGALGREKITELTIDEKLTAARARQAGFVTLSFATIAGFNANGAMPHYRATPASHSTIEGNGLLLIDSGGQYLSGTTDITRVVPVGTITDDHRRDFTTVLKGTMALSRAKFPRGIRSPMLDSIARAPIWEAGADYGHGTGHGVGYFLNVHEGPQVISHYAPAESWTAMEEGMITSIEPGIYRPGKWGIRIENLVLNREAEKTEFGDFLEFETLTLCPIDTRCVALNLLRDDERAWLNAYHATVRERVSPRVSGDAKAWLETRTQPV; encoded by the coding sequence ATGAACGTACGACTCTCCGAAACTGCCTCGACGCCTGAGCGCATCGCGGCACTGCGCAGCGCGATGAAGCAGGAAGGGCTCGCCGCCTGGCTGGTGCCCTCGGCCGATCCGCATCTTTCCGAATATCTGCCCGGCCGCTGGCAAGGGCGTGAATGGCTGTCCGGCTTCACCGGCTCGGTCGGCACGCTGGTCGTGACGGCCGATTTCGCCGGTTTGTGGGTGGATAGCCGCTACTGGGTTCAGGCCGAGGCGCAACTGGCGGGCACGGGCATCCAGTTGATGAAGATGTTCGGCGGCCAGCAGACGGCGCCGCATATCGACTGGCTCGCGCAGAACCTGCCGGCGGGCGCGACGGTCGGCGTCGACGGCGCCGTGCTCGGGGTCGCTGCGGCGCGCGCGCTGAACGATGCGCTAAAAGCGCGCGACGTGAAGCTGCGCACCGATCTGGATCTGCTCGATACCGTGTGGCAGCAGCGTCCGACCCTGCCGACGGCAGCCGTGTACGAACACGTCGCGCCGCACGCGAGCGTGTCGCGCGCGAGAAAGCTCGATCAGATCCGCCGCGCGATGCAGGAGAAGGGCGCGCAGTGGCATTTCATCTCGACGCTCGACGACCTCGCCTGGCTGCTGAATCTGCGCGGCGCCGACGTGAACTACAACCCGGTGTTCGTCGCGCATGCGCTGATCGGGCTGGAGCGCGCTTCGCTTTTCGTGGTGGACGGAAAGGTGCCGCCGCAGCTGGCCGAATCGCTCGCACGCGACGGCATCAGGATCGAGCCGTACGCGAAGGCGGCTGACGCGCTCGCCGCGCTGCCCAACGGCCAGACGCTGCTGATCGACCCGCGCCGTATCACGTTCGGGCTGCTGCAATCGGTGCCGGCGTCGGTGGCGATCGTCGAGTCGGTGAATCCGTCGACGTTCTTCAAGTCGCGCAAGACGGAAGCGGAAGCCGAGTACGTGCGCGCGACGATGGAGCAGGACGGCGCCGCGTTGGCTGAATTCTTCGCGTGGTTCGAAGGTGCGCTGGGCCGCGAAAAGATCACCGAGCTGACCATCGACGAAAAACTGACGGCGGCGCGTGCGCGCCAGGCGGGCTTCGTTACGCTGAGCTTCGCGACTATCGCCGGCTTCAATGCGAACGGTGCGATGCCGCATTACCGTGCGACGCCCGCGTCGCATTCGACGATCGAAGGCAACGGTCTGCTGCTGATCGATTCCGGCGGACAGTATCTGAGCGGCACGACTGACATCACGCGCGTGGTGCCCGTCGGCACGATCACCGACGACCACCGCCGCGACTTCACGACCGTGTTGAAGGGCACGATGGCGCTGTCGCGCGCGAAGTTCCCGCGCGGCATCCGTTCGCCGATGCTCGATTCGATTGCGCGTGCGCCGATCTGGGAAGCGGGCGCGGACTATGGGCACGGCACGGGCCACGGCGTCGGCTATTTCCTGAACGTTCACGAAGGCCCGCAGGTGATCTCGCACTACGCGCCCGCCGAAAGCTGGACGGCGATGGAAGAGGGCATGATCACGTCGATCGAGCCGGGCATCTATCGGCCGGGCAAGTGGGGCATCCGCATCGAAAACCTCGTGCTGAATCGCGAGGCCGAAAAGACCGAGTTCGGCGATTTCCTCGAATTCGAAACGCTGACGCTGTGCCCGATCGACACGCGCTGCGTCGCGCTGAACCTGTTGCGCGACGACGAGCGTGCGTGGCTCAACGCGTATCACGCGACGGTGCGCGAACGCGTGTCGCCGCGCGTGTCGGGTGACGCGAAGGCGTGGCTCGAAACGCGTACGCAGCCGGTATGA
- a CDS encoding sn-glycerol-3-phosphate import ATP-binding protein UgpC has product MSALTLKGVKKSYDGKQNVLHGINADVEDGEFVVMVGPSGCGKSTLLRMVAGLEAVTEGTIAIDGKVVNELEPKDRNIAMVFQNYALYPHMTVAENMGYALKIAGLPKSKVEARVLTAAKILELEPLLARKPRELSGGQRQRVAMGRAIVREPAVFLFDEPLSNLDARLRVQMRLEIQRLHGRLKTTSLYVTHDQVEAMTLAQRVIVMNKGHAEQIGAPTEVYERPATTFVAGFIGSPGMNLLSGWVSEDGAFFEVAGEGPKLPLDGVPCVGREVANGRGCVLGIRPEHMTPGLAPEASSATLAVDSCELLGADNLAHGRWGRHDVTVRLPHGHRPRAGEMLSAALPVRHLHFFDEESGRRLN; this is encoded by the coding sequence ATGTCTGCACTGACGCTCAAGGGCGTGAAGAAATCGTATGACGGCAAGCAGAACGTTCTGCACGGCATCAACGCGGATGTCGAGGATGGCGAGTTCGTCGTGATGGTGGGGCCGTCGGGCTGCGGCAAGTCGACGTTGCTGCGGATGGTCGCGGGTCTCGAAGCGGTCACGGAAGGCACGATTGCAATCGACGGCAAGGTCGTCAACGAGCTGGAGCCGAAGGATCGCAACATCGCGATGGTGTTTCAGAATTACGCGCTCTACCCGCATATGACGGTCGCGGAAAACATGGGTTATGCGCTGAAGATCGCGGGGCTGCCGAAATCGAAGGTCGAAGCACGCGTTTTGACTGCGGCGAAGATTCTTGAACTCGAACCGTTGCTTGCCAGAAAGCCGCGCGAACTGTCGGGCGGACAACGGCAACGTGTGGCGATGGGGCGTGCGATCGTGCGCGAGCCTGCCGTGTTTCTGTTCGACGAACCGCTGTCGAACCTCGATGCGCGTTTGCGCGTGCAGATGCGGCTCGAAATCCAGCGTTTGCATGGGCGGCTCAAGACGACGAGTCTGTACGTGACGCACGATCAGGTCGAAGCGATGACGCTGGCGCAGCGTGTGATTGTGATGAACAAGGGACACGCTGAGCAGATCGGCGCACCGACCGAAGTTTATGAGCGGCCTGCGACGACGTTCGTGGCGGGCTTTATCGGCTCACCGGGGATGAATCTGCTGAGCGGCTGGGTGTCGGAAGATGGCGCCTTCTTCGAAGTCGCGGGTGAAGGGCCGAAGCTGCCTCTCGATGGCGTGCCTTGCGTGGGCCGCGAAGTTGCGAACGGTCGCGGCTGCGTGCTCGGCATCCGGCCCGAGCATATGACGCCCGGTCTGGCGCCTGAAGCGTCATCGGCGACGCTTGCCGTCGATTCGTGCGAACTGCTAGGTGCCGATAATCTCGCGCATGGGCGCTGGGGTAGGCATGATGTCACCGTGCGGTTGCCGCATGGGCATCGGCCTCGCGCCGGTGAAATGCTGTCGGCCGCCTTGCCGGTGCGGCATTTGCATTTCTTCGATGAGGAGAGCGGGCGGCGGTTGAACTGA
- a CDS encoding cysteine hydrolase family protein → MSRVAIIVIDVQQMFFSGPSPAYRSEAVIDGINRLTSAARKANARVFFVQHESGASGPLARGSDPWQLPVALVREPSDASIYKIVGDSFHETPLADQLGQSDIDSVLICGYASEFCVNATARRAELLGLRTTVVADLHTTQDKPHLTADKIVEHQNFVWSNSSMTGKGVKVRPLADILQTEFA, encoded by the coding sequence ATGTCCCGGGTTGCCATAATCGTGATCGACGTTCAGCAGATGTTTTTCAGCGGTCCGTCACCTGCATATCGCAGCGAGGCCGTGATCGACGGCATCAACCGGCTTACGTCGGCTGCGCGCAAAGCAAACGCGCGTGTCTTTTTCGTGCAGCACGAGAGCGGTGCGAGCGGACCGCTCGCACGCGGCAGCGACCCGTGGCAGTTGCCCGTGGCGCTTGTTCGCGAGCCATCGGATGCGTCCATCTACAAGATCGTCGGCGATTCGTTCCATGAGACGCCGCTCGCGGATCAGCTTGGTCAAAGCGATATCGATAGCGTGCTGATATGCGGCTACGCGTCGGAGTTCTGCGTGAACGCCACCGCGCGCCGGGCCGAACTGCTCGGCCTGCGCACGACGGTCGTCGCCGACCTGCACACGACGCAAGACAAGCCGCATCTCACGGCCGACAAGATCGTCGAGCACCAGAATTTCGTCTGGTCCAATTCGTCAATGACGGGCAAGGGTGTCAAGGTGCGCCCTCTCGCTGACATTCTGCAAACGGAGTTCGCATGA
- the ugpA gene encoding sn-glycerol-3-phosphate ABC transporter permease UgpA → MDKRSRFGTGLLPYLLVAPQLAITLLFFLLPAGEALWQSTQTQDAFGTSSEFVGLGNFKQLFADPLYLASFETTLIFCALVTVCGLAISLLLAACADRVTRGAKAYQTLLIWPYAVAPAIAAVLWSFLFNPSIGLVTYSLGKAGIVWNHALNPGQAMFLVVLASIWKQVSYNFLFLYAGLQAIPRSLIEAAAIDGAGPVRRFFGIALPLLSPTTFFLLVVNLVYAFFDTFPIIDAATGGGPGQSTRTLIYKIFAEGFQGLDIGSSGAQSVVLMLIVVGLTVVQFRFIERRVQYS, encoded by the coding sequence ATGGACAAGCGCTCCCGCTTCGGCACCGGCTTGCTGCCGTATCTGCTCGTCGCGCCGCAGCTCGCGATTACGCTGCTGTTCTTCCTGCTGCCCGCGGGCGAGGCGCTCTGGCAATCGACGCAGACGCAGGATGCCTTCGGCACGTCGAGCGAATTCGTGGGCCTGGGCAACTTCAAGCAACTCTTCGCCGATCCGCTGTATCTCGCGTCGTTTGAAACGACGCTGATCTTCTGCGCGCTCGTCACTGTGTGCGGCCTCGCGATTTCGCTGCTGCTCGCCGCGTGCGCCGACCGCGTGACGCGCGGCGCCAAAGCGTACCAGACGCTGCTGATCTGGCCGTACGCGGTGGCGCCCGCGATCGCCGCCGTGCTGTGGTCGTTCCTTTTCAATCCGAGCATCGGCCTCGTGACCTACTCGCTCGGCAAGGCGGGCATCGTGTGGAATCACGCGCTCAATCCGGGGCAGGCGATGTTCCTCGTCGTGCTCGCGTCTATCTGGAAGCAGGTCAGCTACAACTTCCTGTTCCTCTATGCAGGCCTGCAGGCCATTCCGCGCTCGCTGATCGAAGCGGCGGCTATCGACGGTGCCGGCCCCGTGCGCCGCTTCTTCGGCATCGCGCTACCGCTGTTGTCGCCGACCACGTTCTTCCTGCTCGTCGTCAATCTCGTCTACGCGTTCTTCGACACCTTCCCGATCATCGACGCGGCAACCGGCGGCGGTCCCGGCCAGTCGACGCGCACGCTGATCTACAAGATCTTCGCCGAAGGCTTCCAGGGACTCGACATCGGCAGTTCCGGCGCGCAGTCGGTCGTGCTGATGCTGATCGTCGTTGGGCTGACCGTCGTGCAGTTCCGTTTCATCGAGCGGAGGGTTCAATACTCATGA
- a CDS encoding response regulator transcription factor: protein MRIALIEPDLRHAEIVGRLLLAGGHACHHFAASAPFLAGAEHEFFDLLVTDAFCGDAAAEDVIARARKVLPGLPVVALMSAPRESELVAMLQAGADDCLSKPVRGPEMLARIEALMRRAGIRRPRNRAREMFGEYAFDVGRSSVSFRGQSITMTPKELQFALLLFTNMSRPVSRAHILETVWSRRRDVRSRTLDTHASRIRTKLELRPEFGYTLTPLYGYGYRLDRIPVENPDTTDKPPPAERIVETL, encoded by the coding sequence ATGCGAATCGCCCTTATTGAGCCTGACCTCCGGCATGCGGAAATCGTCGGCCGGCTACTGCTTGCCGGGGGTCATGCCTGCCATCATTTCGCCGCCAGTGCACCTTTTCTCGCGGGCGCCGAACACGAATTCTTCGATCTCCTCGTCACCGACGCATTCTGCGGCGACGCCGCAGCGGAAGACGTCATCGCGCGCGCGCGCAAGGTTCTGCCCGGCCTGCCCGTCGTGGCCCTGATGAGCGCGCCGCGCGAAAGCGAACTCGTCGCGATGCTGCAGGCAGGGGCCGACGACTGCCTGTCCAAGCCCGTACGCGGTCCGGAAATGCTGGCGCGCATCGAAGCGTTGATGCGCCGGGCGGGAATACGCCGCCCGCGCAACCGTGCGCGCGAAATGTTCGGCGAGTACGCATTCGATGTGGGCCGCTCCAGCGTCAGCTTTCGGGGACAAAGCATCACGATGACGCCGAAGGAACTGCAGTTCGCGCTACTGCTGTTTACCAATATGTCGAGACCTGTTTCAAGGGCGCACATCCTCGAAACAGTCTGGTCCCGGCGCCGCGACGTAAGGTCGCGCACGCTCGACACGCACGCATCACGCATCCGCACCAAGCTCGAACTGCGGCCCGAATTCGGCTACACGCTGACGCCGCTGTATGGCTACGGCTACCGTCTCGACCGGATTCCCGTTGAGAATCCGGATACCACGGATAAACCCCCGCCGGCTGAAAGAATCGTGGAAACGCTATAA
- the ugpE gene encoding sn-glycerol-3-phosphate ABC transporter permease UgpE has translation MIENRRGFDIFCHVVLIVGVLLVVFPVYVAFCAATMNEQEVFSVPLSLVPSTHLFENIANIWTHGTGNAASPFGTMLLNSLVMALVIAIGKIAVSIISAFAIVFFRFPGRNIAFWLIFITLMLPVEVRIFPTVQVVSSMHLSNTYAGLTLPLIASATATFLFRQFFLTLPDELMEAARIDGAGPLRFFWDVVLPLSRTNLAALFVITFIYGWNQYLWPILITNEQSLTTAVVGIKSMIASGDTATEWHLVMAATLLAMLPPLVVVLTMQRWFVRGLVDAEK, from the coding sequence ATGATCGAGAATCGCCGCGGCTTCGATATTTTCTGCCACGTCGTGTTGATCGTCGGCGTGCTGCTGGTCGTGTTTCCCGTCTACGTCGCGTTCTGCGCGGCGACGATGAACGAGCAGGAAGTATTCAGCGTACCTCTGTCGCTGGTGCCCAGCACGCATCTGTTCGAGAACATCGCCAACATCTGGACACATGGCACGGGCAACGCCGCCAGCCCGTTCGGCACGATGCTGCTCAACAGCCTCGTGATGGCGCTCGTCATCGCCATCGGCAAAATCGCCGTGTCGATCATCTCGGCATTCGCGATCGTGTTCTTCCGCTTTCCGGGCCGCAACATCGCCTTCTGGCTGATCTTCATCACGCTGATGCTGCCCGTCGAAGTACGCATCTTTCCGACGGTGCAGGTCGTGTCGTCGATGCATCTGAGCAACACCTACGCCGGTCTTACTTTGCCGCTGATCGCGTCGGCCACTGCGACGTTCCTGTTTCGCCAGTTCTTCCTCACGCTACCCGACGAACTGATGGAAGCCGCGCGCATCGACGGCGCGGGGCCGTTGCGTTTCTTCTGGGACGTCGTGCTGCCGCTGTCCAGGACCAACCTCGCGGCGCTCTTCGTAATTACGTTCATCTACGGTTGGAACCAGTACCTGTGGCCGATCCTGATCACGAACGAGCAATCGCTGACCACGGCCGTGGTCGGCATCAAGAGCATGATCGCATCCGGCGATACCGCCACCGAATGGCATCTGGTGATGGCGGCCACGCTACTCGCGATGCTGCCGCCGCTCGTTGTCGTGTTGACGATGCAGCGCTGGTTCGTGCGCGGTCTGGTGGATGCTGAAAAATAA
- a CDS encoding HAD family hydrolase, translating into MSIKAVVFDFGGVLIDWSPQYLYRQLIPDDAERAWFLSNVCTMDWVVRQDGGQPIAEGTAELIAKFPEHEALIRAFYERWHEMVAGVLDDGVATVEKLEDANVPLFGLTNWSDETFPYAWEHYPVLRRFKDIVVSGRVKMVKPDPAIFAEMLRRIRAHLPDVEAHELVFIDDNIANARAATELGWHGVHHTNAAQTEAKLRQLGLPV; encoded by the coding sequence ATGAGCATCAAGGCAGTCGTGTTCGACTTCGGCGGCGTGCTGATCGACTGGAGCCCGCAGTATCTGTATCGTCAGCTGATTCCCGACGACGCCGAACGCGCATGGTTCCTGTCGAACGTCTGCACGATGGACTGGGTGGTCCGCCAGGACGGCGGCCAGCCGATCGCGGAAGGCACGGCCGAACTGATCGCGAAATTTCCCGAACACGAAGCGCTGATCCGCGCGTTCTACGAGCGCTGGCATGAAATGGTGGCAGGCGTGCTCGACGACGGCGTGGCAACCGTTGAAAAGCTCGAGGACGCGAACGTGCCGCTGTTTGGCCTGACGAACTGGTCGGACGAGACCTTTCCGTATGCGTGGGAGCACTACCCTGTGCTGCGGCGCTTCAAGGACATCGTGGTGTCCGGCCGCGTGAAGATGGTCAAGCCGGATCCCGCCATCTTTGCCGAGATGCTGCGCCGGATTCGCGCGCATTTGCCGGACGTCGAAGCGCATGAACTCGTCTTTATCGACGACAACATCGCGAACGCGCGCGCCGCGACCGAACTCGGCTGGCACGGCGTACATCACACGAACGCCGCGCAGACGGAAGCAAAACTGCGCCAACTCGGGTTGCCTGTCTGA
- the ettA gene encoding energy-dependent translational throttle protein EttA, translating into MAQYVFTMNRVGKIVPPKRHILKDISLSFFPGAKIGLLGLNGSGKSTLIKIMAGVDKDIEGEATPMPNLNIGYLPQEPQLDPQKTVREAVEEGLGDVFQAQKKLDEIYAAYAEPDADFDALAAEQAKYEAILATSDGGSPEQQLEVAADALRLPPWDAKIEHLSGGEKRRVALCKLLLEKPDMLLLDEPTNHLDAESVEWLEQFLTRFPGTVVAVTHDRYFLDNAAEWILELDRGHGIPWKGNYSSWLDQKEDRLKQEEASESARQKAIKKELEWVRQNPKGRQAKSKARIARFEELNSQEYQKRNETQEIFIPVGDRLGNEVVEFKNVSKSYGDRLLIDNLSFKIPAGAIVGIIGPNGAGKSTLFRMLTGKEQPDSGEIVQGPTVKLAYVDQSRDALDGSKTVFEAISGGADVLTVGKYETPSRAYIGRFNFKGGDQQKIVGNLSGGERGRLHLAKTLIAGGNMLLLDEPSNDLDVETLRALEDALLEFAGSVMVISHDRWFLDRIATHILAFEGDSQVTFFDGNYQEYEADKRARLGEEAARPKRLRYKPISR; encoded by the coding sequence ATGGCCCAATACGTCTTCACCATGAACCGGGTCGGCAAAATCGTGCCGCCCAAACGCCACATTCTGAAAGACATCTCGCTGTCGTTTTTCCCCGGCGCGAAAATTGGTCTGCTCGGCCTGAACGGCTCGGGTAAGTCCACGCTGATCAAGATCATGGCCGGCGTCGACAAGGATATCGAAGGCGAAGCCACGCCAATGCCGAACCTGAACATCGGCTATCTGCCGCAGGAGCCGCAGCTCGATCCGCAAAAGACCGTGCGCGAAGCCGTCGAAGAAGGCCTCGGCGACGTGTTCCAGGCGCAGAAGAAGCTTGACGAAATCTACGCTGCCTACGCCGAGCCGGACGCCGATTTCGACGCGCTCGCCGCCGAGCAGGCGAAGTACGAGGCCATCCTCGCGACATCGGATGGCGGCAGCCCCGAACAGCAGCTCGAAGTCGCCGCCGACGCGCTGCGCCTGCCGCCGTGGGACGCGAAGATCGAACACCTGTCGGGCGGCGAGAAGCGCCGCGTCGCACTGTGCAAGCTGCTGCTCGAAAAGCCCGACATGCTGCTGCTCGACGAACCGACCAACCACCTCGACGCCGAATCCGTCGAATGGCTGGAGCAGTTCCTCACGCGCTTCCCAGGCACCGTCGTCGCCGTCACCCACGACCGCTACTTCCTCGACAACGCCGCCGAGTGGATTCTCGAACTCGACCGCGGCCACGGCATTCCGTGGAAGGGTAACTACAGCAGCTGGCTCGACCAGAAGGAAGACCGCCTCAAGCAGGAAGAAGCGTCGGAATCCGCGCGTCAAAAGGCGATCAAGAAGGAACTGGAATGGGTGCGGCAAAATCCGAAGGGCCGTCAGGCCAAGTCGAAGGCACGTATCGCGCGTTTTGAGGAACTGAACAGCCAGGAGTACCAGAAGCGCAATGAAACCCAGGAAATCTTCATTCCCGTCGGCGACCGCCTCGGTAATGAAGTGGTCGAGTTCAAGAATGTCAGCAAGTCGTACGGCGATCGCCTGCTGATCGACAACCTGAGCTTCAAGATTCCGGCAGGCGCGATCGTCGGCATCATCGGCCCGAACGGCGCCGGCAAGTCGACGCTGTTCCGCATGCTCACAGGCAAGGAACAGCCCGATTCGGGCGAAATCGTTCAGGGTCCGACCGTGAAGCTCGCATACGTGGATCAGAGCCGCGACGCGCTCGACGGCTCGAAGACCGTGTTCGAAGCAATCTCCGGCGGCGCAGACGTGCTGACGGTCGGCAAGTACGAGACGCCGTCGCGCGCCTACATCGGCCGCTTCAACTTCAAGGGCGGCGATCAGCAGAAGATCGTCGGCAATCTGTCGGGCGGCGAACGCGGCCGTCTTCATCTGGCGAAGACGCTGATCGCCGGCGGCAACATGCTGCTGCTCGACGAACCGTCAAACGACCTCGACGTCGAAACGCTGCGCGCGCTCGAAGACGCCCTCCTCGAGTTCGCCGGCTCGGTGATGGTCATCTCGCACGACCGCTGGTTCCTCGACCGGATCGCGACGCATATCCTCGCCTTCGAAGGCGATTCTCAAGTCACCTTCTTCGACGGCAACTACCAGGAGTACGAAGCGGACAAGCGCGCGCGCCTGGGCGAAGAAGCGGCGCGCCCCAAGCGTCTGCGCTACAAGCCGATCAGCCGCTAA